The proteins below are encoded in one region of Hordeum vulgare subsp. vulgare chromosome 3H, MorexV3_pseudomolecules_assembly, whole genome shotgun sequence:
- the LOC123440790 gene encoding agamous-like MADS-box protein AGL11 encodes MAPKRKGGNGRKKIAIQRIEKEEARHVCFSKRRQGLFTKATELSVMCGAEVAVVAFSPGGKGFSFGHPSAEAVIDRFLAGGAVGVLSTTNDNELKKLHLQHGELRTLLKEMKERKEFMEEDMAKERAAGDQIATWLNPELGDMQEEDITAFTSELMVVRSIVSERVNQVLLEGQNIHRMLHAPAPPLQQLFDGSAFEFGFAPRMDMHHMLMAMPPPLDLAYEMDMQQILMPIPPPSRFDAGMEMQQMVMALSPQPEFATGIDMQQMIMAMSPLSEFSIGMEMPPPTGTAAGTEMVQQGPGPNMRLPY; translated from the exons ATGGCACCGAAGCGGAAGGGTGGCAATGGGCGGAAGAAGATTGCCATCCAGCGGATCGAGAAGGAGGAAGCCCGACATGTGTGCTTCTCCAAGCGGCGACAGGGTCTGTTTACCAAAGCTACCGAGCTATCAGTGATGTGTGGCGCCGAGGTAGCTGTCGTCGCCTTCTCACCCGGCGGCAAGGGTTTCTCCTTCGGCCACCCCTCTGCCGAGGCCGTCATTGACCGCTTCTTGGCAGGGGGAGCTGTGGGAGTCCTGAGCACCACTAACGATAACGAGCTGAAGAAGTTGCACCTGCAACACGGCGAGCTGCGCACGTTGctgaaggagatgaaggagcgcaAAGAGTTCATGGAGGAGGACATGGCAAAGGAGCGCGCTGCGGGGGACCAAATTGCGACGTGGCTCAACCCTGAACTCGGCGACATGCAAGAAGAGGATATTACAGCCTTCACCTCAGAGCTAATGGTAGTGCGGTCTATCGTCTCAGAACGCGTAAACCAGGTGCTCTTGGAGGGGCAAAACATCCACCGCATGCTCCACGCACCAGCGCCGCCGCTACAACAGCTCTTCGACGGAAGTGCCTTTGAGTTTG GGTTTGCTCCTAGGATGGATATGCACCATATGCTAATGGCAATGCCTCCACCACTGGATTTGGCATACGAGATGGATATGCAGCAGATTCTTATGCCGATTCCTCCACCGTCCAGGTTTGACGCTGGGATGGAGATGCAGCAGATGGTTATGGCATTGTCCCCACAACCAGAGTTCGCGACCGGGATAGATATGCAACAGATGATTATGGCAATGTCACCGCTGTCAGAGTTCTCCATCGGGATGGAGATGCCCCCTCCCACAGGAACAGCCGCGGGGACGGAGATGGTGCAGCAAGGGCCCGGGCCAAACATGCGGCTCCCATACTGA